GTTGTTCCTGGTGACCAACGATGATCCGGAAGCGCAAAAACTCCCCGTCGATGTAACGGGCCGCGTCGTGGCCGCTGTCACCGTCAGTCCCGCTTCCTTAATGTTGGGCGCACTGACGCCCGGCCAGGCCATCACCAAAAACGTCGTGGTGCGCAGCAAGCGGCCGTTCAAAGTATTGGAAGTCTCCGGTGGGGACGAAATCACTTGCACGCTGCCCGCCGATTCCCGCGATGTGCAAATTATTCCGCTCACCTTCACCGCGCCACAACAGCCAGGCGTCGTCAAACAAAAGATCAAAATCAAAACCGACTTGGGCGATAACGCCGTGCCCGACATTACTTGTCAGGCAACCATCGTGGGCGATACGACTCCGCCGGCTGCAATCCCCGAAAGCGCCAACAATTCTGCCCGCCGCGGCAGCGAAGCCACAGCCAGCGGCGCCACCTCAACCGGTTTTCACGGCAACTAATGTCTGAATGGACCCGCGCGGCTGCTATTGAGGCCGCTGCGATCGTAACCCATCGATCGTCACCAGCGGTTTGGTTGTGCCCAAACGGTTAGTTACCACATTGCCTTCGTTGGCCGAGCAACTTCCGCACCCGCTGGCGCATGCGGCCGCCGATTTCCGCGCGGCAAAATACCGCCACCCCCGCCGGATCAAATATCCGACCGCTGCCGCCACAATCAACAGTGCTAAAATGTTCTGCATGATCTGAATGATATGCTCCGTTAGCCGCCGGCTAATTGCTAATCGCTTATCAGTCATCCCGCCAGCCACGTGCCAATCTGATACGTCGCTAGTGCGCCCACATACGCCAACACGGTCATGTAAGTAAATGTGAACGCCGGCCAGCGCCAACTGTTCGTCTCGCGCTTGATAATCACCAGCGTGGCCGCGCACTGCGCACAAAGCGCGAAAAACACCATCAAGCCCAGAGCCATCGGCACGGTAAACACCGTCCGCAGGCCGCCATCCCACGTGGCATTGCGAAGC
This is a stretch of genomic DNA from Pirellulales bacterium. It encodes these proteins:
- a CDS encoding FeoB-associated Cys-rich membrane protein; this translates as MTDKRLAISRRLTEHIIQIMQNILALLIVAAAVGYLIRRGWRYFAARKSAAACASGCGSCSANEGNVVTNRLGTTKPLVTIDGLRSQRPQ